The Setaria viridis chromosome 2, Setaria_viridis_v4.0, whole genome shotgun sequence DNA window GGAGAAGCTCCACAGGTGCAGTACTTTGTGAATGGAAGGCAATATACCAAAGGTTATTATCTTGCAGATGGAATATACCCAGACTGGGCTGTTTTTGTCAAATCCATACGCGCACCACAATCAGCTGAGCACAAGCTGTATTCAGAACATCAAGAGGGGGAAAGAAAGGATGTTGAATGTGCATTTGGCATTTTACAATCTCGTTTTTGCATTTTGCGTCGGCCGGCACGTCTATATGATCAAGGGGATCTTGAGAATATCATGTTAGCTTGTATAATACTTCACAACATGATAATCGAGGACGAGAAGGATATAGAGGATGATTTGTTTGACCTGAACGAGGAAGGAACCACGTCTACTGTTCAGGCGTCTACAATCGCTCATGGATATGATCCGGTGATGGAGGAGGTAATACAGAGAAGTGCCGAGATTCGTGATCGTGAAGCTCACAGGCAACTACAATCTGATTTGATTGATCACATTTGGCAAAAGTTTGGGAATCGAACTAATTAGGTAGAGttatgcatttaaatatatatatatatacacacacattaGCCTTCATGTTCAAAAAtcattgatatttatttttttactgaACCATTGAGATTTTGTTAAATCAACCACCTGTACAATTTTGTTAATTTACTAACCCATTCTTATTTTTTAACAGTTCTGCTTGGAGTGGCTGGAGGATGATGGACATGGAGTTCTGTATGCAGGATGATGATGGATGGCTTAATATTATCTAAATATTAGTATTATCTATTCAGTTTGCAATTCATATCTTAGTTTCCATTGCTATATATTGTAATGGATGACTCATTGCTACTATCTAAACTTTCATCGAAGTTCTGTGGAGTTTGTTTGCCATTCAGTGTATACTGTAGGCATTGTGTTTGCCAGTATGGGTTGTGCTTCTGGTGATATATATCCTATATGCGTTTGCTGATATATCTTGTATGTGTTAAAGTATGTGTTGTGCTTCTGGTGATATATATCCTGTATGCGTCAGTTCAATTGCCGTTTGATCACAACACCGTATTTCTGGATGCCTCTGTTCAGTTGCCGATTAATCATGTCGTATATGGTTGTTACAAGCTGTTGAGGTGCAGGGTGGATCACATGGTAAGATGCCACAACTGATCAGCTTTCTTTGTGTTGCATAATAAAAATTTTTATCCATAGAAACTATTGTTACAAACTTTGCATTATGGAGCATAGTTTCTTGTGATAGAGTCTTCAACGTATAGACTCTATGGATAGAGTCTGGACTGTGAGTGCCCTAACATGCGTCGCAGGCGTCGGGGAACTGTAATGACGGTGGACAGTCGGTAGCCTAGTATCCTAGCTCACGTTCCCAGAGAAGATACTCACCCCACAGTAAACTGtgaaaaagataaagaaaatacTGCAACCGTAGTACCAAAGGGATAGCAGTAAAAATGCAGTACGGTCACGTCCAAGAGAGACAAGATCGAGTCACAAAGTTCGGCCCATTCCTCCGTCTCTTTTCACCCACGAGGGTCACGCATTTTGAGGAGCACAGGACAAACAGTGAAAAGTGCCAATGGATGCAGGAGACTAGGAGAGCATCCAAACGTGTGACGATACAATCGGTGATCCAATCCAATTCAGAAGAACGAACGATTGTTCTGATTCCTCAGTTTCTCATCAGTCCATGAATGAAATGAAACAACATCATCACTACACCTACATCGAAACGCCCGATCGAATCGGCCGCAGCACGAAACGCTTCGTCAGTTTCGTCACGCGGCTACTACACATTCTTTTGCCGCTGATCTCACAATGTCACAAGAACCGCGATCAGCTGGTTCTCGATGCTCACGGGTTCATGGCATTGCAGACTTGCAGCACATGAGCTCAAAGATCCGAGCTTTTGCGAGATGACTGTCCCTTCACTTGGTGCCGACGCCGAGCGTGAGGTcgagctcctcggcggcgaCCTCGTGGATCCTCTCGCCTTCCCACGGCGTGACGCGGCCCttgtcgaactcgaactccgcGGGCCCGCCTCGGCCGATGTCCGCGGCGGCCATCCCGTCCAGCTCCATGGAGTTCGaggcggaggcgccgccgctCGGGTTGACCAGGTTGTAGGTGGGCGACGCGGGCgcggtcgtcgccgccgacaTCTGGAAGCTGATCCAGCGGCCGGAGTCCACGGTGGAGCAGACGTCGGACTCGTCGCACTCGGGGATGGTGTCCGGGTGCtcgcgccggcgcgcgcgggtgGGGCTGGCGGGGGCCGACACGGCGAAGAAGGGGTGCCGGAAcgggtcgacgacgacggcgtcccAGTCGGGCTTGCGGACCTTGGTGGGCgggcgcgacgccgccgtgggCGAGGAGAGCGGCGGCGTGACGGGAGCGCTGCTGGAGACGCGGAGCGGCGGGAGGTTTGGCAGGCCCCGGAGGAACGGGAGGagcgaggaggccgcggcggcggcgcccgggttGTTGGTGTTGCTGCCGCTGCTGTGGTCCAGGCGCGTCGGGCTCGGGAAGCTCGAAGACGCCGGGCTGGCGTGGTATGACGGGACCGGGCTCGGGTAGCTCGAGGACGGCGCGCTGAGCAGCTGCGACGACGAGCACGGGCTCATCATCCCCGGCGGCGGCTTGCATCCCTGCAAAGAACCGAGAAACGAAGGTGAGCTTCATCGGCTCAGGTCATGTCCTTGTTCGCCGACCAGATCTACGCGCGCGGGCGCGCATCCAAGATCCCGGAAGAACGGGGAGAGGGAGATCAGGGaccaagaagaaagaaaggtaGAAAGCTCGGACCTTTCGGTAGGTGGTGCCGTCGTCCTCGACGACCCATCCTGCCTCGCGGCAGAGCGCCTTGAGCACCTCGTTGTTGTCGCAGTGCTTGGGGAGCTTGTAGTTGCCGAGCGCGCGGAGCCCCGTGAAGATCTTGGCGGCGatggcccggcgccggcgctcgcGCCGCTTGTTGTTCTCCCGCTCCTTCCACGTCGGCGTGCGCCCcagcccgcccgccgccgccgcccccgacgtcatGCTGGCTGCCGGCATGCCGCTACCTCTCCCCCCTGCGACTTGCCTTGTTGCCTCCTCTTTCTTTAATGGCGAGGTGGTGGGTGGCGTACTGCGCAGCGAGTATTGACTAGTGGGGGAGGGAGGTGGCTGTGGCTCCGGCTGCTGCTGGCTTGGCCGTAGTAGAGAAGAGTAGAGTGGGGTGTGTGTGCGATGGCATGGCGTGCGAGCTGGAGCCTTTAGCCGCTTTGAGCTTTCGCCCTCGTGGGCCCGGGGTAGCTCACGAGGGTGGTACGGTAACTTTACTTTATTGCAACTGGATTGGCTAGATTCTACTGGCCATGGTGGGTGGGTGTGGCCTACTTTTCcctcgctctcctcctctctgGAGCTGCCTGCCGGGGTGCCGGGGGCTCGGCTTTTGGCGAGTGGGAGTGTGTGTGCTGCGCGTGAGCGAGGTGAGTGTGGTGTGGAGTAGGGCCGGTGCGCAGGCAGCGGTGCCgggcatgtgtgtgtgtgtgggtgtgtgtgtgtgtgtgggggtggggggggggggggggggggggggggggggggggtgttggcGCCTGGGGATTTGCGACGGCGAATTTTACGGTGGCGTGGGCGGATGCCGTCGGCCGTAGCCACCGTCGGAGGAGGACGTTTCCTTTGCAAAGTGGCGTAGGCACTTTATGGGGGCGCTGTCCTGGTATAGCGTGTGCTCACATGACGATTTGGTGAGCTCAGTGGCAATGGCAATGGCAGGCTAATGAGGGCACAGTACAACGACACCTCCTGTTTCTTACGGAGATGGCACGCAACGGCGTTGACACGGGTCAACTACGCTACACCTTTGGAGTGGAGCTCCATCTCCTGATCCGGATTTCGTGGGCGATTAGTCACGGGAGCAAAGCACGGTCTCTGGGGCATCGATTAGGATAATCAGGTATCAGCCGGGAGTAGCGAGACAGGGCTGTCAGTGAGGCAGCAGGTGACAGCGCCTTCAAAGCTCTGCGGCTTTGACCGGCCCGTACCGGAGCACTCATGAGTTTTACAGTAGTATAGGACGCGTACTACGCTGACGGGCCcctcctgaatcctgatccaTGCCACGCCGTCCGTGGTTGCCGGTAATGAAGAGAGAAATCTAGCCCCGGCGCACAGCGGCAGCGGTAATTGGACGGGGGCGGTGGAGGGGCGGACGGGGACCATCTGGCGACGCCGTGGAGGCGTGGACCGTTTGCCGGGAGGTAACGGAGGTTTGACCATGGATTTTACAGGCCGTCCGGAGATGAGAGACCGGCCCATGTAGTTAGCGAGCAGCAGCAGATTCTATCCCGGCCCACTTATAGATGTTGGCCTGCTGCCCCCTACTCCCTACCCCTCATCCCATATGGGTCACGTGGGCatgtctcaaaaaaaaaatgggtcACGTGGGCTGGTCCGCCATGAATTTGACTCCAATTTGGTCATAATCATGTGAAGGCCCTCTTCATCCCTTCCCTTTctgtttcctcttttttttttctttttttgagaaCTCTGTTTCCTCTTCCTTGGGATCGTGTTCGTGTCCTGATCCGTTCTGTTCTGCGGTTTCTGCCCGCGTCTTAGCAACCATGAGGACAGCGGCAAGAACGACTGGTGCTACCAATGGCGGGCTACGCCGGCTGCTTCTCCTCACCGTTGTCGTGCTCTCGCTCAGGCTCGCGCAAGCGAACGGCGACGAGTTCCCCCTGCCGATCCTTCTGGCCGAGCTCAAAGATAGCGGCTACCTGCGCCACGGCGGGTGCGCCGCGCCTACTTCCTCGGCGACACCGGGTCGCTGCTCCCGTTTCTAGAACGGAACCACGTCGCTCCAATCAGCCGGAACCACGTCGCTCCAATCAGCGCCGTGCAGCTCCGAGCGACCTCCGACGAGTCCGTCGACTTCGTcgtcggccacggcggcggcggggagttTGGGCTTGTCGGTCGCGTCCTCAAggtcggcggcgtcgcggccgtTTTCGCCGCGTCGGAATCGGCGTTGCCACTACCTGGAAACTACAGGGTCGTGTTCGCGCCCAGCTCTGAGAACGAGGGCGCCGTCGCCTCTGCCGCGGAGAAGACCAGCACTTCTACAGGCTCCGCGGTCGCACGGCCACATCACCGGAACCTCCTGGCCGTGCCGGGGAACAAGGAGGACGTGTTGAACGGCCTCGAGGGCGTCCTCCTCGAGCCGCCGGAGAAGCGATTTCTGTCTCGATCTCACGAGTTGCCACGGCAGGTTCGCGGTCGCGGAGGTGCACGCGCCCCACGGGAGGACGCCGGCCGGATGAGTACAGCGCCGCGGCCCGGTGGGATCGGATCGACGTGCTGATCCAGAAACGTCCACACTGGGGATCGGAGCCATTCCAATTGCGCCGACGTCCAcgccgcggcgcggccgtgGGCGGCGATCCTTGCGGGGAGCTGCCTTGTTGCATTGGGCGGTGCCGCGGCACATGAGAGCTCAGCGCATCTTGGAGTTGGAGCCTTGGAGGGGAACCGCGCGGGGAAGGCGGAGAGGGCGTCGCTACTCGCAGCTGTCCGCGTCGATCTCGAACGCACAAGCCCGATCCAACGTCCGAGATAGGCCCGGACGGTAGATGACACCCCGACCGGCCGGCACCATTGGCGACGGGCCGATGGCCAAGCCGTCTAGGCCTCGACCGCCGGCGTTCCTGGTGCCAGAATAGTCGGCGACGTGTTCCAGCGGCGCAGGGAGAAGTTTTCATCGACTGTCGTCATGGACGTGGcggacgccgccgtcgcggttTGGCGAACCTGCCGGCGGCTGCGCCCAAAGTATCTCCTGGAGCTGACTGGACTCGCTGGAAGGGTACCGCTAGAGGGTGTTCATCGACGTTACGCTGTGCCGTCACCGTGCTCGACGCTGACACCATTGCCGCCGGCAGCACCTCGGAGGCACAAAAGCACCGGTGAATGTCTGACCAGCACCACCGAAAATTCTAATCTACACAGCAAACCAAACTATATAGTACTAGTATATTTATACGACCAGCCGCCGATCTAGCAggccccttcctcctccgacACTGGCGAGGGCGCCTAGACGTGAGGAGCCGGCCAAATCGGCCGCGGATCGGATTTCCGCCGCTGCCTACTGTCGTGAGAAGTGATGGTTAGAAGTGCATACGCTCCATAAATCGAAGCCCAGTAGGCCAGTACGACAGTGCGCTGGGAGGCTCGGTCCATGGTGTTTTGTTTTCTATATCatattttgctttgtttttctACTCTATATAGCCATTATTGTAGTGccggattcaacattttttcctcGAAATGATTCGACAATTTGAGAAAAACTAATCAACAGTTTGAAAAAGTTGTcacaatattttaaaacaaatGCAAAAACAAAGATAATACATATGTTGAAAGGTATATCGCAAATGCTGAACTATTATATTAAATGTTGAAAGGTTAAAATAGAACGTAAATAGTATGGCCCAAACGGATTTTAAATTGAATGTGTTCTTTACGAGAAAATATCATTTGAAGTTCCAAATATGTTTAGCTTTCCATCCTCCTTATGTAGTCTCGTGACATATGGACACGGCACCCTCTTTGCCTCAGCAGCAACgctcggaaaaaaaaaaagattccacCCAATATCGTGCGCAA harbors:
- the LOC117842035 gene encoding protein BZR1 homolog 1 produces the protein MPAASMTSGAAAAGGLGRTPTWKERENNKRRERRRRAIAAKIFTGLRALGNYKLPKHCDNNEVLKALCREAGWVVEDDGTTYRKGCKPPPGMMSPCSSSQLLSAPSSSYPSPVPSYHASPASSSFPSPTRLDHSSGSNTNNPGAAAAASSLLPFLRGLPNLPPLRVSSSAPVTPPLSSPTAASRPPTKVRKPDWDAVVVDPFRHPFFAVSAPASPTRARRREHPDTIPECDESDVCSTVDSGRWISFQMSAATTAPASPTYNLVNPSGGASASNSMELDGMAAADIGRGGPAEFEFDKGRVTPWEGERIHEVAAEELDLTLGVGTK